A genomic window from Bubalus bubalis isolate 160015118507 breed Murrah chromosome 11, NDDB_SH_1, whole genome shotgun sequence includes:
- the RPS6KL1 gene encoding ribosomal protein S6 kinase-like 1 isoform X4, with product MSLVACECPPDPGPEPEPCSRARSQARVYLEQIRNRVAPGAPDMTKHDYLVDAASQIRLALERDVSEDYEAAFNHYQNGVDVLLRGMHVDPNKERCEAVKLKITKYLRRAEEIFNCHLQRTLGSRASPDEGFSSLRLRPIRTLSSALEQLRGCKVVGVIEKVQLVQDLATGGTFVVKGLSRCHVTSQERLTIIPHGVPYMTQLLRYFVTEDSIFLHLEHVKGGTLWSHLLSQPCPQQSGTGSGSSLERMKAPLNSHLSLGTSSVPLGHTHLRDGIPLEPPWTSQSLTPARGVASVKAQREAGDEASARTSTARFWDLPKAPGGCLHSHAGRGPGRSSEPAPPWGLPWVQAGAGRVLGGCSRGRGPSRPSASGGASPVSGGGAWSLKEEQVRQWAAETLLALEALHQQGVLCRDLNPRNLLLDQAGHIRLTYFGQWSEVEPQCCREASHNLYSAPEVGGISELTEACDWWSFGSLLYELLTGTAPSAPARRL from the exons ATGAGCCTGGTGGCCTGTGAGTGCCCTCCTGACCCTGGCCCAGAGCCCGAACCCTGCTCTCGAGCACGGTCCCAGGCTCGAGTGTATCTGGAGCAGATTCGCAACCGGGTGGCTCCGGGAGCAcctgacatgactaagcatgacTACCTGGTGGACGCAGCCTCTCAGATCCGGCTGGCCCTGGAGCGTGACGTCAGTGAGGACTACGAGGCCGCCTTCAACCACTACCAGAACGGCGTGGACGTTCTCCTCCGAGGCATGCACG TTGACCCCAACAAGGAGAGGTGTGAGGCTGTCAAGCTGAAGATAACCAAGTACCTGCGGCGGGCGGAGGAGATCTTTAATTGCCACCTGCAGAGGACGCTGGGCAGCAGAGCCAGCCCTGATGAG GGTTTCAGCAGCCTGAGGCTCCGGCCCATCCGCACGCTGAGCTCTGCCCTGGAGCAGCTGAGGGGCTGCAAGGTGGTCGGGGTCATCGAGAAG GTACAGCTGGTCCAGGACCTAGCGACTGGAGGGACCTTCGTGGTGAAG GGCCTGTCCAGGTGCCACGTGACGAGCCAGGAGCGGCTGACCATCATCCCGCACGGCGTCCCCTACATGACCCAGCTGCTGCGGTACTTTGTGACTGAGGACTCCATCTTCCTGCACCTGGAGCACGTGAAAG GAGGTACGCTCTGGTCCCACCTGCTCTCCCAGCCGTGCCCCCAGCAGTCTGGGACCGGGTCTGGCTCCAGTCTGGAGAGGATGAAGGCTCCGCTAAACTCCCACCTCAGCCTCGGGACCAGCTCGGTGCCCCTGGGACACACCCACCTGCGGGACGGAATCCCTCTGGAGCCTCCgtggacttctcagagcctcacCCCAGCCAGAGGGGTGGCGTCCGTTAAAGCCCAGAGAGAGGCTGGGGATGAAGCCTCAGCCAGGACAAGCACTGCCCGTTTCTGGGACCTTCCAAAGGCCCCAGGTGGCTGCCTGCACTCCCACGCCGGGCGAGGGCCTGGCCGGAGCTCAGAGCCCGCGCCCCCGTGGGGGCTCCCTTGGGTTCAGGCTGGGGCTGGCCGGGTGCTGGGGGGCTGCAGCCGAGGCAGAGGCCCGAGCCGCCCCTCGGCCTCTGGAGGGGCCAGCCCAGTGTCCGGCGGGGGCGCCTGGAGTCTGAAGGAGGAGCAGGTGAGGCAGTGGGCGGCCGAGACGCTGCTGGCCCTGGAGGCACTGCACCAGCAAGGGGTGCTGTGCCGGGACCTCAATCCCCGGAATCTGCTCCTGGACCAGGCCG GCCACATCCGGCTCACGTATTTTGGCCAGTGGTCAGAGGTGGAGCCCCAGTGTTGCAGGGAGGCTTCGCACAACCTCTACAGTGCCCCAG AGGTCGGTGGGATTTCGGAGCTGACCGAAGCCTGCGACTGGTGGAGCTTTGGGTCTCTCCTGTATGAACTGCTGACCGGGACG GCCCCCTCTGCCCCAGCTCGGAGACTGTGA
- the RPS6KL1 gene encoding ribosomal protein S6 kinase-like 1 isoform X1 produces MSLVACECPPDPGPEPEPCSRARSQARVYLEQIRNRVAPGAPDMTKHDYLVDAASQIRLALERDVSEDYEAAFNHYQNGVDVLLRGMHVDPNKERCEAVKLKITKYLRRAEEIFNCHLQRTLGSRASPDEGFSSLRLRPIRTLSSALEQLRGCKVVGVIEKVQLVQDLATGGTFVVKGLSRCHVTSQERLTIIPHGVPYMTQLLRYFVTEDSIFLHLEHVKGGTLWSHLLSQPCPQQSGTGSGSSLERMKAPLNSHLSLGTSSVPLGHTHLRDGIPLEPPWTSQSLTPARGVASVKAQREAGDEASARTSTARFWDLPKAPGGCLHSHAGRGPGRSSEPAPPWGLPWVQAGAGRVLGGCSRGRGPSRPSASGGASPVSGGGAWSLKEEQVRQWAAETLLALEALHQQGVLCRDLNPRNLLLDQAGHIRLTYFGQWSEVEPQCCREASHNLYSAPEVGGISELTEACDWWSFGSLLYELLTGTALSQSHPSGIQPHTQLQLPEWLSGPAASLLTELLQFDPARRLGAGGGGVHELKAHPFFSSIQWSKLGG; encoded by the exons ATGAGCCTGGTGGCCTGTGAGTGCCCTCCTGACCCTGGCCCAGAGCCCGAACCCTGCTCTCGAGCACGGTCCCAGGCTCGAGTGTATCTGGAGCAGATTCGCAACCGGGTGGCTCCGGGAGCAcctgacatgactaagcatgacTACCTGGTGGACGCAGCCTCTCAGATCCGGCTGGCCCTGGAGCGTGACGTCAGTGAGGACTACGAGGCCGCCTTCAACCACTACCAGAACGGCGTGGACGTTCTCCTCCGAGGCATGCACG TTGACCCCAACAAGGAGAGGTGTGAGGCTGTCAAGCTGAAGATAACCAAGTACCTGCGGCGGGCGGAGGAGATCTTTAATTGCCACCTGCAGAGGACGCTGGGCAGCAGAGCCAGCCCTGATGAG GGTTTCAGCAGCCTGAGGCTCCGGCCCATCCGCACGCTGAGCTCTGCCCTGGAGCAGCTGAGGGGCTGCAAGGTGGTCGGGGTCATCGAGAAG GTACAGCTGGTCCAGGACCTAGCGACTGGAGGGACCTTCGTGGTGAAG GGCCTGTCCAGGTGCCACGTGACGAGCCAGGAGCGGCTGACCATCATCCCGCACGGCGTCCCCTACATGACCCAGCTGCTGCGGTACTTTGTGACTGAGGACTCCATCTTCCTGCACCTGGAGCACGTGAAAG GAGGTACGCTCTGGTCCCACCTGCTCTCCCAGCCGTGCCCCCAGCAGTCTGGGACCGGGTCTGGCTCCAGTCTGGAGAGGATGAAGGCTCCGCTAAACTCCCACCTCAGCCTCGGGACCAGCTCGGTGCCCCTGGGACACACCCACCTGCGGGACGGAATCCCTCTGGAGCCTCCgtggacttctcagagcctcacCCCAGCCAGAGGGGTGGCGTCCGTTAAAGCCCAGAGAGAGGCTGGGGATGAAGCCTCAGCCAGGACAAGCACTGCCCGTTTCTGGGACCTTCCAAAGGCCCCAGGTGGCTGCCTGCACTCCCACGCCGGGCGAGGGCCTGGCCGGAGCTCAGAGCCCGCGCCCCCGTGGGGGCTCCCTTGGGTTCAGGCTGGGGCTGGCCGGGTGCTGGGGGGCTGCAGCCGAGGCAGAGGCCCGAGCCGCCCCTCGGCCTCTGGAGGGGCCAGCCCAGTGTCCGGCGGGGGCGCCTGGAGTCTGAAGGAGGAGCAGGTGAGGCAGTGGGCGGCCGAGACGCTGCTGGCCCTGGAGGCACTGCACCAGCAAGGGGTGCTGTGCCGGGACCTCAATCCCCGGAATCTGCTCCTGGACCAGGCCG GCCACATCCGGCTCACGTATTTTGGCCAGTGGTCAGAGGTGGAGCCCCAGTGTTGCAGGGAGGCTTCGCACAACCTCTACAGTGCCCCAG AGGTCGGTGGGATTTCGGAGCTGACCGAAGCCTGCGACTGGTGGAGCTTTGGGTCTCTCCTGTATGAACTGCTGACCGGGACG GCGCTGTCCCAGAGCCACCCCTCAGGAATCCAGCCCCACACCCAGCTGCAGCTGCCCGAGTGGCTCAGTGGCCCGGCGGCCTCCCTGCTGACTGAG CTCCTGCAGTTCGACCCTGCCCGGCGCCTGGGCGCTGGAGGAGGCGGCGTCCACGAGCTCAAGGCCCACCCCTTTTTCAGTTCCATCCAGTGGAGCAAACTAGGGGGGTAG
- the RPS6KL1 gene encoding ribosomal protein S6 kinase-like 1 isoform X3, with translation MSLVACECPPDPGPEPEPCSRARSQARVYLEQIRNRVAPGAPDMTKHDYLVDAASQIRLALERDVSEDYEAAFNHYQNGVDVLLRGMHVDPNKERCEAVKLKITKYLRRAEEIFNCHLQRTLGSRASPDEGFSSLRLRPIRTLSSALEQLRGCKVVGVIEKVQLVQDLATGGTFVVKGLSRCHVTSQERLTIIPHGVPYMTQLLRYFVTEDSIFLHLEHVKGGTLWSHLLSQPCPQQSGTGSGSSLERMKAPLNSHLSLGTSSVPLGHTHLRDGIPLEPPWTSQSLTPARGVASVKAQREAGDEASARTSTARFWDLPKAPGGCLHSHAGRGPGRSSEPAPPWGLPWVQAGAGRVLGGCSRGRGPSRPSASGGASPVSGGGAWSLKEEQVRQWAAETLLALEALHQQGVLCRDLNPRNLLLDQAGHIRLTYFGQWSEVEPQCCREASHNLYSAPEVGGISELTEACDWWSFGSLLYELLTGTALSQSHPSGIQPHTQLQLPEWLSGPAASLLTEPVQG, from the exons ATGAGCCTGGTGGCCTGTGAGTGCCCTCCTGACCCTGGCCCAGAGCCCGAACCCTGCTCTCGAGCACGGTCCCAGGCTCGAGTGTATCTGGAGCAGATTCGCAACCGGGTGGCTCCGGGAGCAcctgacatgactaagcatgacTACCTGGTGGACGCAGCCTCTCAGATCCGGCTGGCCCTGGAGCGTGACGTCAGTGAGGACTACGAGGCCGCCTTCAACCACTACCAGAACGGCGTGGACGTTCTCCTCCGAGGCATGCACG TTGACCCCAACAAGGAGAGGTGTGAGGCTGTCAAGCTGAAGATAACCAAGTACCTGCGGCGGGCGGAGGAGATCTTTAATTGCCACCTGCAGAGGACGCTGGGCAGCAGAGCCAGCCCTGATGAG GGTTTCAGCAGCCTGAGGCTCCGGCCCATCCGCACGCTGAGCTCTGCCCTGGAGCAGCTGAGGGGCTGCAAGGTGGTCGGGGTCATCGAGAAG GTACAGCTGGTCCAGGACCTAGCGACTGGAGGGACCTTCGTGGTGAAG GGCCTGTCCAGGTGCCACGTGACGAGCCAGGAGCGGCTGACCATCATCCCGCACGGCGTCCCCTACATGACCCAGCTGCTGCGGTACTTTGTGACTGAGGACTCCATCTTCCTGCACCTGGAGCACGTGAAAG GAGGTACGCTCTGGTCCCACCTGCTCTCCCAGCCGTGCCCCCAGCAGTCTGGGACCGGGTCTGGCTCCAGTCTGGAGAGGATGAAGGCTCCGCTAAACTCCCACCTCAGCCTCGGGACCAGCTCGGTGCCCCTGGGACACACCCACCTGCGGGACGGAATCCCTCTGGAGCCTCCgtggacttctcagagcctcacCCCAGCCAGAGGGGTGGCGTCCGTTAAAGCCCAGAGAGAGGCTGGGGATGAAGCCTCAGCCAGGACAAGCACTGCCCGTTTCTGGGACCTTCCAAAGGCCCCAGGTGGCTGCCTGCACTCCCACGCCGGGCGAGGGCCTGGCCGGAGCTCAGAGCCCGCGCCCCCGTGGGGGCTCCCTTGGGTTCAGGCTGGGGCTGGCCGGGTGCTGGGGGGCTGCAGCCGAGGCAGAGGCCCGAGCCGCCCCTCGGCCTCTGGAGGGGCCAGCCCAGTGTCCGGCGGGGGCGCCTGGAGTCTGAAGGAGGAGCAGGTGAGGCAGTGGGCGGCCGAGACGCTGCTGGCCCTGGAGGCACTGCACCAGCAAGGGGTGCTGTGCCGGGACCTCAATCCCCGGAATCTGCTCCTGGACCAGGCCG GCCACATCCGGCTCACGTATTTTGGCCAGTGGTCAGAGGTGGAGCCCCAGTGTTGCAGGGAGGCTTCGCACAACCTCTACAGTGCCCCAG AGGTCGGTGGGATTTCGGAGCTGACCGAAGCCTGCGACTGGTGGAGCTTTGGGTCTCTCCTGTATGAACTGCTGACCGGGACG GCGCTGTCCCAGAGCCACCCCTCAGGAATCCAGCCCCACACCCAGCTGCAGCTGCCCGAGTGGCTCAGTGGCCCGGCGGCCTCCCTGCTGACTGAG CCTGTCCAGGGCTGA
- the RPS6KL1 gene encoding ribosomal protein S6 kinase-like 1 isoform X2, translated as MSLVACECPPDPGPEPEPCSRARSQARVYLEQIRNRVAPGAPDMTKHDYLVDAASQIRLALERDVSEDYEAAFNHYQNGVDVLLRGMHVDPNKERCEAVKLKITKYLRRAEEIFNCHLQRTLGSRASPDEGFSSLRLRPIRTLSSALEQLRGCKVVGVIEKVQLVQDLATGGTFVVKGLSRCHVTSQERLTIIPHGVPYMTQLLRYFVTEDSIFLHLEHVKGGTLWSHLLSQPCPQQSGTGSGSSLERMKAPLNSHLSLGTSSVPLGHTHLRDGIPLEPPWTSQSLTPARGVASVKAQREAGDEASARTSTARFWDLPKAPGGCLHSHAGRGPGRSSEPAPPWGLPWVQAGAGRVLGGCSRGRGPSRPSASGGASPVSGGGAWSLKEEQVRQWAAETLLALEALHQQGVLCRDLNPRNLLLDQAGHIRLTYFGQWSEVEPQCCREASHNLYSAPEVGGISELTEACDWWSFGSLLYELLTGTLLQFDPARRLGAGGGGVHELKAHPFFSSIQWSKLGG; from the exons ATGAGCCTGGTGGCCTGTGAGTGCCCTCCTGACCCTGGCCCAGAGCCCGAACCCTGCTCTCGAGCACGGTCCCAGGCTCGAGTGTATCTGGAGCAGATTCGCAACCGGGTGGCTCCGGGAGCAcctgacatgactaagcatgacTACCTGGTGGACGCAGCCTCTCAGATCCGGCTGGCCCTGGAGCGTGACGTCAGTGAGGACTACGAGGCCGCCTTCAACCACTACCAGAACGGCGTGGACGTTCTCCTCCGAGGCATGCACG TTGACCCCAACAAGGAGAGGTGTGAGGCTGTCAAGCTGAAGATAACCAAGTACCTGCGGCGGGCGGAGGAGATCTTTAATTGCCACCTGCAGAGGACGCTGGGCAGCAGAGCCAGCCCTGATGAG GGTTTCAGCAGCCTGAGGCTCCGGCCCATCCGCACGCTGAGCTCTGCCCTGGAGCAGCTGAGGGGCTGCAAGGTGGTCGGGGTCATCGAGAAG GTACAGCTGGTCCAGGACCTAGCGACTGGAGGGACCTTCGTGGTGAAG GGCCTGTCCAGGTGCCACGTGACGAGCCAGGAGCGGCTGACCATCATCCCGCACGGCGTCCCCTACATGACCCAGCTGCTGCGGTACTTTGTGACTGAGGACTCCATCTTCCTGCACCTGGAGCACGTGAAAG GAGGTACGCTCTGGTCCCACCTGCTCTCCCAGCCGTGCCCCCAGCAGTCTGGGACCGGGTCTGGCTCCAGTCTGGAGAGGATGAAGGCTCCGCTAAACTCCCACCTCAGCCTCGGGACCAGCTCGGTGCCCCTGGGACACACCCACCTGCGGGACGGAATCCCTCTGGAGCCTCCgtggacttctcagagcctcacCCCAGCCAGAGGGGTGGCGTCCGTTAAAGCCCAGAGAGAGGCTGGGGATGAAGCCTCAGCCAGGACAAGCACTGCCCGTTTCTGGGACCTTCCAAAGGCCCCAGGTGGCTGCCTGCACTCCCACGCCGGGCGAGGGCCTGGCCGGAGCTCAGAGCCCGCGCCCCCGTGGGGGCTCCCTTGGGTTCAGGCTGGGGCTGGCCGGGTGCTGGGGGGCTGCAGCCGAGGCAGAGGCCCGAGCCGCCCCTCGGCCTCTGGAGGGGCCAGCCCAGTGTCCGGCGGGGGCGCCTGGAGTCTGAAGGAGGAGCAGGTGAGGCAGTGGGCGGCCGAGACGCTGCTGGCCCTGGAGGCACTGCACCAGCAAGGGGTGCTGTGCCGGGACCTCAATCCCCGGAATCTGCTCCTGGACCAGGCCG GCCACATCCGGCTCACGTATTTTGGCCAGTGGTCAGAGGTGGAGCCCCAGTGTTGCAGGGAGGCTTCGCACAACCTCTACAGTGCCCCAG AGGTCGGTGGGATTTCGGAGCTGACCGAAGCCTGCGACTGGTGGAGCTTTGGGTCTCTCCTGTATGAACTGCTGACCGGGACG CTCCTGCAGTTCGACCCTGCCCGGCGCCTGGGCGCTGGAGGAGGCGGCGTCCACGAGCTCAAGGCCCACCCCTTTTTCAGTTCCATCCAGTGGAGCAAACTAGGGGGGTAG